In the genome of Bremerella sp. P1, the window AACTGCGGCGTTGGTTTTGTTGCCCACATCAAGGGCAAACGAACCCACCAGATGGTCCTCGATGCCGAGGCGATGAATATCAACATGGACCACCGTGGCGGTTGCGGCTGTGAAGCCAACACAGGCGACGGTGCCGGTATGTTGACGGCCCTGCCGCTGGAGTTTCTGGCTCGTGTTGCCAAGGAAGATCTCCATACCGAACTGCCGGAACCAGGTAAGTTCGCCGCCGGTATCGTCTTCCTGCCCCGCGATGTCAAGTCGCGCGAGCATTGCAAGAAGACGGTCGAAAAGCTGATCGAAGAACATGGTCAGGTTCTCGTTGGCTGGCGCAAAGTGCCTACCAATCCCGAAGGCGCCGACATCGGTCCTACCGCGCTGGCATGTATGCCTGAAATTGAGATGCTGATCGTCTCGGCCGGTGGTGACCTGGAAGGGGATGCCTTCGAACGCCAACTGTACATGATCCGTAAGCGTGCCAGCCACTTGCTTCGCGGCGATGTCGACCTCGTTCAGCGCACGCTGTTCTACATCTGTAGCTTGTCGACCAAGGTCATCATCTATAAGGGGATGCTGACGACGGCTCAACTGGTGCCGTTCTACCGTGACCTGCAGTGCGAAGACTACACCACGCACCTGGCGATGGTTCACTCGCGGTTCAGCACCAATACGTTCCCTTCGTGGGACCGTGCCCAGCCGAATCGCTTCATGGCCCACAACGGTGAAATCAATACGGTTCGCGGTAACGCCAACTGGATGAAGGCCCGCGAAGGTCAGGCCAAGAGCGAACTGTTCGGTGACGAACTGAAGAAGCTCTTCCCGATCGTCGAGCCAGAATGTTCCGACTCCGGTACGTTTGACAACGTCCTCGAGTTCCTGCTGATGGGCGGTCGTACATTGCAGGAAGCCGTCATGATGATGGTTCCCGAAGCGTGGCAGAAGCACGAAACGATGGCCGAAGACAAGCGTGCGTTCTACGAATACCACTCCAGCTTGATGGAGCCATGGGACGGTCCGGCTTCGGTCGCGTTTACCGATGGTCGCTACATTGGTGCCGTGCTCGATCGCAATGGTCTGCGTCCGAGTCGTTACTACGTGACGTCCGACGACCGCGTGATCATGGCCAGTGAAGTGGGGGTTGTGCCTGTCGATCCGAGCATCGTGATCGAAAAGGGCCGCCTGCAGCCAGGACGTATGTTCCTGATCAACTTCGAAGAAGGCCGCCTGATTCCTGACGAAGAGCTCAAGAGCAGCTTCGCTCGCGAACGTCCTTACTCCAACTGGCTTCGCGAACAACGCATCGAACTGGCCGAGCTGAGCCCGAACGAAGAGCCACACGGCTTCGATCCCGAGACCCTGCTGCAACGTATGCAGGCCTTCGGTTTCACGTCCGAAACGCTCAACTTCATGCTGTTGCCGCTGATCGAGCAAAAGCGTGATCCGATCGGCTCGATGGGTAACGACTCGGCCCTAGCATGCTTGAGCGACAAGCCTCGCATGCTGTACGACTACTTCAAGCAGTTGTTCGCCCAGGTGACCAATCCGGCGATCGACTCGATTCGGGAAGAAGTCGTCATGTCGCTGGAATGCTACATCGGCCCGGAAAGCAACCTGCTGGAAACCTCGCCAGAGCATGCTCACCGTCTGCTGGTTCCGCATCCGATTCTGACCAACGAAGAGTTGGCTGCCTTCTCGCACATGGATCACCGTGGCTGGAAGACGAAGGTCATCGACGTCACGTTCGCTCGCAGCGAAGGTACCGACGGCCTGGTCAAAGCCTTGGATCGCATTTGTGCTGAAGCCGAATCGGCGATCGACGAAGGTTACAGCAACATTGTTCTGAGCGATCGTAAGATCAGTGCCGAACGCGTTCCGGTCAGCATGCTGCTGGTCACCGGTGCGGTTCACCATCACCTGGTGCGTGCCGCCAAGCGTACGCAGATCGGTATCATCCTCGAAACGGGCGAAGCTCGCGAAGTGCATCACCACTGCTTGCTGGTGGGTTACGGTGCCGATGCGATCAACCCCTACCTGGCATTTGAAGCTCTGTGGCAATCGCGTGCCGATGGCCTGTTCAAGTCCGACGAATACCCTGACGACGATTCCCTCGTGGCTGCTTACCGCAAAGGTGTCGCCAAGGGTATCCTCAAGGTGATGGGCAAGATGGGTATCAGTACGCTGCAGTCGTACAAGGGTGCTCAGATCTTCGAAGCCCTCGGTCTACAAGACGAAGTCATCAAGCGCTGCTTTGCTGGTACTTCCAGCCGCGTTCAGGGTGTGAACTTCAAGGTTCTCGCCGAAGAGCTGCTGCGTCGTCATGAACTAGGCTACCCACTGCGTGAAGACGGTCGTCTGCCGGTGCTGCCGAACCAAGGTGAATTCCACTGGCGAGCCGGCGGGGAACGCCATGCTTGGAGCCCCGATGCGATCGCCAACATCCAGGTCGCCGCACGAACCAACAGCCGCGAAGCGTACAACCAGTTCGCGAAGCTGGTCAACGAGGATTCTCGCAACCGCTGCATGCTGCGCGGCCTGCTCACCTTTACGGAAGACGCCAAGTCGATTCCGATCGAAGAGGTCATGCCTGCCAGCGAGATCGTCAAACGCTTCTGCACCGGGGCGATGAGCTACGGCTCGATCTCCGGCGAAGCCCACGAATCGCTCGCCATCGCCATGAATCGCATCGGCGGTAAGAGCAACACGGGCGAAGGTGGTGAAGACTCGGTTCGCTTCCAGCCCATGGAAAACGGCGACTCGAAGCGTTCGGCTATTAAGCAGGTCGCGTCGGGCCGTTTCGGTGTGACGATCAACTACCTGACCAACGCCGACGAGATTCAGATCAAGATCTCGCAGGGTGCCAAGCCCGGTGAAGGTGGTGAGCTGCCAGGCAAGAAGGTAGACGAGTACATCGCTCGCCTGCGTTACTCGACTCCTGGCGTCGGTCTGATCAGTCCTCCGCCGCATCACGATATTTACTCGATTGAAGACCTTTCGCAGCTGATTCACGATCTGAAGAACGCGAATCCGGAAGCTCGTATCAGCGTGAAGCTAGTCTCCGAAATCGGTGTCGGTACGATTGCTGCCGGGGTTGCCAAAGCCAAGGCCGATCATATCCTGATCGCCGGCGACAACGGCGGTACCGGTGCTTCCCCGCTGACCAGTATCAAGCATGCCGGTCTGCCCTGGGAACTGGGTATTGCCGAAACGCACCAGACCCTGGTCATGAACGACCTGCGTAGCCGTGTCATCCTTCAGACCGACGGTGGTTTGAAGACCGGTCGCGACGTCGTGATCGCTGCGATCCTGGGAGCCGAAGAAATGGGCTTCTCGACCGCACCGCTGATCACGTTGGGCTGCATCATGATGCGGAAGTGTCATCTCAACACCTGCCCGGTTGGTATCGCCACGCAAGACCCAGAGCTTCGTAAGAAGTTCAAGGGCGAACCTGAGCACGTCGTGAACTACCTGTTCATGGTCGCTGAGGAAGCTCGCGAACTGATGGCTAAGCTTGGCGTTAAGACGATGGACGAACTGATCGGCCGCGTCGACCTGCTTGAATCCAACAAGGCGATCCAGCATTGGAAAGCCGACGGTTTGGACCTGACTCCACTGCTGAAGCCAGCGGAAAACAAGAATCCGAATTCGCCACAATACAACGTGATGAAGCAGGATCACCGCCTGGAACTGGCTCTGGACAACATGCTGATCGAGAAGTCGCAGCCGGCTCTCGAGAAGAAAGAAAAGGTCCGGATCGAAACACCGATCATCAATATCAACCGTACCGTCGGCACCACGCTCAGCCACGAGATCGCCAAGCGATACGGTGAAAACGGCCTGCCGGACGAAACCATTCACGTCAAGCTGCATGGTTCGGCTGGTCAAAGTATTGGTGCCTTCCTGGCTGCCGGGGTAACCCTGGAGCTGGAAGGGGATGCGAACGACTACGTCGGCAAGGGCCTCTCAGGCGGTCGCGTCATCATCTATCCTCACAAGTCAAGTTCCTTCAAGGCGGAAGAGAACATGCTCGTGGGTAATGTCTGCCTGTATGGGGCGACACGGGGTCAGGCCTTCTTCCGAGGTCGGGCTGCCGAACGATTCTGTGTCCGGAACAGCGGTGCGCACACTGTTGTCGAAGGAGTTGGAGATCACGGATGTGAATACATGACCGGGGGCCGCGTGGTCGTCCTGGGCTCGACTGGCCGCAACTTCGCAGCCGGTATGAGTGGCGGTGTCGCCTACATTTGGGATTACGAAGGCAACTTCCTGCAAAATTGCAATCTGGGAATGGTCGAGCTAGAGCGGTTGGACAACCCCAGCGACATCGTGGAGGTAAAAGGCCTGATCCAAATGCATGCCAAGTACACGCAGTCGCCGGTGGCCGAGAAGGTTCTCGCCGACTGGGAAACTGCGGTCACTCAGTTCGTGAAGGTCATGCCGATTGATTACAAGCGTGTCCTCAACGAACGCATGCAACACGATGAAGAAGAAGATGTTCAACTAAGCGGAGCCGAAAGCAATGGGTAAGCCTACTGGGTTTATGGAATTTCAGCGGAACACCATTCCCTATCGTGATCCGCTGGTTCGTATCAACGACTACAACGAATTTCAAATTGAAGTCACCGACAGCCATCTGCAAACGCAGGGTGCTCGGTGCATGGACTGCGGCGTTCCGTTTTGCCAAAGCACGACTGGATGTCCTGTCGATAACCTGATTCCTGAGTGGAACGACCTGATCTACAAAGGCCGCTGGCGGGAAGCACTCGATCGTCTGCACAAGACGAACAACTTCCCCGAGTTCACCGGTCGCGTGTGCCCTGCTCCTTGCGAAAACGCTTGCGTGCTGGGTATCACCAACCCACCGGTTGCGATCAAGAACATCGAATGTTCGATCATCGATCGCGGCTTCGAAGAAGGTTGGGTCACCGCGATGGTGCCTGAGCACCGCACCGGTAAGAAGGTCGCCGTGATCGGTTCCGGTCCAGCTGGTTTGGCCGCGGCTGAACAGCTGAACAAGGCCGGCCACAACGTGACTGTGTACGAACGCGACGACCGCATCGGTGGTCTGCTGATGTACGGCATTCCGAACATGAAGCTCGACAAGGACACCGTCCAGCGTCGTGTCGACCTGATGGAAGCTGCCGGCGTCAAGTTCGTTACCAATGCTCACGTTGGTCAGAACATCGACATCGCCGAACTGAAAGATCAAAACGACGCCATCATTCTGGCCGTCGGTGCGACTAAGCCCCGCGATCTGCCGATCCCTGGCCGTGACCTCAACGGCGTTCACTTTGCCATGGAATTCCTGAGGGCCAACACCAAGAGCCTGATGGACTCGAACCTGGAAGATGGCAACTACATTTCTGCTGAAGGCAAGAATGTGATCGTCATCGGTGGTGGTGACACGGGTACTGACTGCATCGGTACCTCGATCCGTCATGGCTGCACCAGCATGGTCAACTTTGAACTGCTGCCGAAGCCGCCGGCCGAGCGTGCTCCGGATAACCCGTGGCCGCAATGGGCTCGTGTCTTCCGCGTCGACTACGGTCACCAGGAAGCCGAAGCGAAGTTCGGCAACGATCCTCGCGAATTCTGCATCCTGTCGAAGGAATTCATCGACGATGGCAACGGCAACGTCGCTGGCATCAAGACGGTGACGGTCCAGTGGACCAAGGATGACAGCGGTCGCTGGAACATGGCCGAAGTCCCCGGCAGCGAGAAGGTCTTCAAGGCCGACCTCGTCCTGCTGGCCATGGGCTTCCTCGGTCCCGAAGCGACCCTCGTTGAAAAGCTTGGTATGGAAACGGATCAACGATCCAACTTCAAAGCCGAATATGGACGCTTCGCCACGTCAGTCGACGGCGTCTTCGCCGCCGGTGACTGCCGCCGCGGTCAGAGCCTGGTTGTCTGGGCCATCAACGAAGGCCGAGCCGCTGCTCGCGAGTGCGATAAGTACTTGATGGGTGTCAGCTCACTGCCGTAACAGCACTGCTGATGAAAGCAAGGTGTTTCATTTCACCTCATATGCTCTAAGCTAGGGTGAGTCGCCAAAATCGACTCACCCTTTTTTATTGCCCGAGCGTGCCCCCATGAATGATCTTGCCCAAAAGATTCTAGAGAATCCCATCGATAACTATCCTGCGGCCACCGTGGCCTGCTTTGATCCAACCTGCGGTGATCTTCCACGGCGGAAGCTCGATGAGAAGCGACTGGTCAGCTATCTCGAAAAGTTAGCCGCCGCGGGTGCCGAGGCCGTTTTGCTGGCGGCATCGACTGGGCATGGTCACTTACGGACGGTCGAAGAACTCGAGCGTTGGTTCGAAGTCGCGGCCCAAGCCAACGCACCTTCGCTGGTACGCATGGCCCTGCTCCGCCCGGAAGATGGCGAAGAGGCGAATCGCAAGCTGGTCGCGCTGTTGCGGGAACACGCCTACCCGGTGGTCTTCATTCGTCCCGGCACGAACTTGCCTGCCCATGCCACGGATGCTCAGATCGTCGAGAACATGCGTCCCCTGGTCGAGATGATCGCCGAAGCAGGCATGGCGGTGGGCGTCTATTCCATTCCGGACGTTAGTGGCGTTAAGCTGCCAGCAACCGCCACCGAAAAACTGCTCGACCTGCCTGGGGGCGATAAGATCGTGGCGGCCAAGATCACCGAAGCCGATTACCTGACAAGCACGCGCGAGTACCTCCTCAGTCCGCGGTTGGCCAAACTGAAGATCGTCCAAGGATGGGACCCGCATCTCGCCCAGGCACTCAGCGAAGGCCCGCGCTCGAACATCGAAAACAAGCAGCGAGTCGGCGTGACGTCCGGTCCGATGTCGTTTGCCGTCTATCAATACCTTTACATGCTGGAAGCGGCCAAAGAGCACGACTGGAACGAACTGGCGCTGGCCCAGAAAGCGGTCACCGCTCTCTTCGAGGCGATGCAGGACGATCCCACCAAGTTCGCCGACCTGCAGCGAGCCAAGTTCATCATGGGCCTGGGACTGCCGCTGACTGGAAGCTTTGAAACCGAACAGGTCGAGAAAGTTCTTACGGCACTCGAACACTTGCCACGCAAGTCCGATCAAAAACGCCTGGCCAAAAGCTTAGACCTGATGGGAGACGGCCCGTACCACGATCGCTTGGCGGCGTTATATGCGTAAGTGAATATCGGCTAGATCTCGTACACGGCATCGCGACAGGCAACTTCTACGTTGGGCATGTTCAGCGACTTGAGTTCTTCGCTCACTTGATCGTGGAAGCCTGGCTTCAAGTGTACGGCGACGATGCGGACGTCCGGGGCGACGTTTTCGATCTGTCGTTTGAATTGCCCTGGCGTGGTGTGCAGGCTCTTCTCGGCCAGCCACTGCATTTGGTTAGGGAAGCTGGCATCGAGGAAGATGATCTTCAGGTTCGGGATCGACTCGGCGATCTTCTCGAACTCTAAAAAAGGAGCCGTGTCCCAGGCAAACAGCGCGCTGCCTGTTTCCCCTTCAAAGACATACCCGAGCGTCGGTACGATGTGCTCAAGTGGGATCGGCGTCACTTGGTAATCAGCAATCGTGATCGGGCGATGCGCGTCGATGATCTGCTTGCGATAGAACGGGAATTCGGTTCCAGCGATACGCTCCAGATCGGGCCACACCTGATCGTTGAAGATGTGGTTCTCCAAGCAGTTCCACGTCGCTTCGCTGGCATAGACCGTCGGGCACTCAGGCGATGGCGCGTAGATGTTATCGAGGAACAGAGGCAGCCCGCCAATGTGGTCGATGTGCGAGTGCGTCAGAAGCACCTGGTCGACAGCACGCTGCACGTCGATGCAGCCGAGGTAAGGGAGCCCGCCGGTATCGATTGAGATATGCTCATCAATCAAAATCGAGACCGTAAACTGCAGCCGACTTTGGGAATCGACTGACGGCATAAGCAGGCGAATCTTCATGCATTGCTTACCCAGAACCAACGGCGGTGCCGGGCACTTCCTCAGATAAGTGGTAATTGTGGCGAAAAATTGGCAGCGGAATCCTTTTGTTTGACGGACTTCAGGAGGCCGCGCCTGTCGCTCAGTTTTACTGTAAAAAGGGCATACTGTGGGTGCAAGCACCGCGAATCGATTGTGGCGAATAAACTGGTTACAATGGGCTGCTGAAGGCGGATTGCACGCACGGCAGTTCTTCACAGGCAGTAGAAGACTTGATGGAAAAGAAACGGATCATCATTCTCGGTGGCGGCTTCGGCGGCGTGTATACGGCGAGCGAACTGCTCAGACGCCTGAAACGTTTTCATAAAGCGAATCTCGATGTCGAAGTGATTCTCGTCAGCGAAGAGAATTACATCACCTTTCAGCCGCTGCTCCCTGAAGTCGTTTCAGGAGCGGTCGAACAGCTGCACGTCATCAGCCCCATTCGCCGCACCGCCCCCGGTGTCGTGCTGTACTCGCGGCAGGTCGAGAAGATCGATATCGAGAACAAGACCATACAACTTTCACCGGGACGTATGCCGCGCTCCGAGGTGCTTCCGTACGATCACCTGGTCATCGCCCTGGGCAATCAGCTGGCCCACAACATGGTGCCCGGCATGTACGAGCACGCGATCCCGTTTAAGTACCTGGGCGATGCCCTGCGGCTGCGGAATCACATTGTGCAGATGCTGGAGGAAGCGAGCGTTTGCCAAGACGACGAAGAACGCGAGCGGCTGTTAACGTTCGTGGTCGCTGGGGGTGGCTTCTCGGGCGTTGAATGCATTGCCGAAATGGATGACTTTCTGAAGAAGGCCGTCCGTTCATTTCCCCGCATCACACGCAATGACTTGCGGATGGTCTTGGTGCAAAGTGCCGATCGTATTTTGCCTGAGATGAAAGAAAGCCTCGCCACGTATGCCGATAAGCTGCTGCGTCGCCGTGGCATTAATATCGTTCTCGAGCATCGTCTGCACGAAGTCTCCGCTGATCGTGCGATCATCTTGTGTAAAAAGACCAAAGAGCATGTCACCATTCCGTCGCGGACGGTCGTGGCCACCGTGCCGACCGAACCGCATCAGGTCATTCTGGATACACCGCTGGAGTGCGAGCGAGGACGGATTCTCGTGAGCGATGAAATGGAATCGACCAGTCACCCTGGCGTCTGGAGTTTGGGCGACTGTGCGGCCGTGCCCAGTGGCGAAGGCTATTACAGCCCGCCCACTGCGCAGTATGCCGTCCGCCAGGCCGTGATCTGTGCCGAGAACATCCTGGCGACGATGCTGGCCAAGCCACGCAAGCGATTCAAATTTGCCGGTCTTGGCAAGCTGGCTTCTTTGGGCGCTCGCTGTGCCGTGGCCGAAGTGTTGGGCTTTACGTTCTCTGGCTTCATTGCCTGGGTCATGTGGCGGGCAATTTACGTTGGCAAGATGCCTGGTTTGGATCGCAAGATTCGCGTGTTCCTGGATTGGCTGAAAGACTTCTTCTTGCCGCGTGACATCACTCAGCTGAACGTCCACAACGAACAACAGGTTCGCCGCGAACACCTGGCCGCGGGGCAGACTCTCTTCCATCAGGGAGACTTTGGCGATCGCTTGTACTTCGTAGCGAAAGGAAAGCTCGAGATCGAAGTCGATGGCCGTGTGGTGAACACGACCGGCGAAGGCGACGTGATCGGCGAGATGGCACTGCTTTCTCACAATGCTCGCAGCGCGACCGTGAGGGCCGTCGAGTCGACCGACCTGGTCAGCCTCCCGCGCGATGCGTTCGATTCGATCATTCAGTACGTCCCTGGTGCTGCCGAAGCGATGGCGGAGATCCATCGGCAACGGATGCAGCAGAACGCGGAAGAAGAAGCTTCCGCCGACGACCCCGTGCAGAGCTAAACTTCGATCCGCGTCCAGGCACCATGCCAGTAGCGCAGCAGGATGAGGATCATCCGCGCGATGTTATCCAGCAGCATGGCCAGCCAGGCACCGGTCAGCCCC includes:
- the gltB gene encoding glutamate synthase large subunit, which translates into the protein MIQPNQPTSRTYRTERPGKEGLYDPAMERENCGVGFVAHIKGKRTHQMVLDAEAMNINMDHRGGCGCEANTGDGAGMLTALPLEFLARVAKEDLHTELPEPGKFAAGIVFLPRDVKSREHCKKTVEKLIEEHGQVLVGWRKVPTNPEGADIGPTALACMPEIEMLIVSAGGDLEGDAFERQLYMIRKRASHLLRGDVDLVQRTLFYICSLSTKVIIYKGMLTTAQLVPFYRDLQCEDYTTHLAMVHSRFSTNTFPSWDRAQPNRFMAHNGEINTVRGNANWMKAREGQAKSELFGDELKKLFPIVEPECSDSGTFDNVLEFLLMGGRTLQEAVMMMVPEAWQKHETMAEDKRAFYEYHSSLMEPWDGPASVAFTDGRYIGAVLDRNGLRPSRYYVTSDDRVIMASEVGVVPVDPSIVIEKGRLQPGRMFLINFEEGRLIPDEELKSSFARERPYSNWLREQRIELAELSPNEEPHGFDPETLLQRMQAFGFTSETLNFMLLPLIEQKRDPIGSMGNDSALACLSDKPRMLYDYFKQLFAQVTNPAIDSIREEVVMSLECYIGPESNLLETSPEHAHRLLVPHPILTNEELAAFSHMDHRGWKTKVIDVTFARSEGTDGLVKALDRICAEAESAIDEGYSNIVLSDRKISAERVPVSMLLVTGAVHHHLVRAAKRTQIGIILETGEAREVHHHCLLVGYGADAINPYLAFEALWQSRADGLFKSDEYPDDDSLVAAYRKGVAKGILKVMGKMGISTLQSYKGAQIFEALGLQDEVIKRCFAGTSSRVQGVNFKVLAEELLRRHELGYPLREDGRLPVLPNQGEFHWRAGGERHAWSPDAIANIQVAARTNSREAYNQFAKLVNEDSRNRCMLRGLLTFTEDAKSIPIEEVMPASEIVKRFCTGAMSYGSISGEAHESLAIAMNRIGGKSNTGEGGEDSVRFQPMENGDSKRSAIKQVASGRFGVTINYLTNADEIQIKISQGAKPGEGGELPGKKVDEYIARLRYSTPGVGLISPPPHHDIYSIEDLSQLIHDLKNANPEARISVKLVSEIGVGTIAAGVAKAKADHILIAGDNGGTGASPLTSIKHAGLPWELGIAETHQTLVMNDLRSRVILQTDGGLKTGRDVVIAAILGAEEMGFSTAPLITLGCIMMRKCHLNTCPVGIATQDPELRKKFKGEPEHVVNYLFMVAEEARELMAKLGVKTMDELIGRVDLLESNKAIQHWKADGLDLTPLLKPAENKNPNSPQYNVMKQDHRLELALDNMLIEKSQPALEKKEKVRIETPIININRTVGTTLSHEIAKRYGENGLPDETIHVKLHGSAGQSIGAFLAAGVTLELEGDANDYVGKGLSGGRVIIYPHKSSSFKAEENMLVGNVCLYGATRGQAFFRGRAAERFCVRNSGAHTVVEGVGDHGCEYMTGGRVVVLGSTGRNFAAGMSGGVAYIWDYEGNFLQNCNLGMVELERLDNPSDIVEVKGLIQMHAKYTQSPVAEKVLADWETAVTQFVKVMPIDYKRVLNERMQHDEEEDVQLSGAESNG
- a CDS encoding glutamate synthase subunit beta, with product MGKPTGFMEFQRNTIPYRDPLVRINDYNEFQIEVTDSHLQTQGARCMDCGVPFCQSTTGCPVDNLIPEWNDLIYKGRWREALDRLHKTNNFPEFTGRVCPAPCENACVLGITNPPVAIKNIECSIIDRGFEEGWVTAMVPEHRTGKKVAVIGSGPAGLAAAEQLNKAGHNVTVYERDDRIGGLLMYGIPNMKLDKDTVQRRVDLMEAAGVKFVTNAHVGQNIDIAELKDQNDAIILAVGATKPRDLPIPGRDLNGVHFAMEFLRANTKSLMDSNLEDGNYISAEGKNVIVIGGGDTGTDCIGTSIRHGCTSMVNFELLPKPPAERAPDNPWPQWARVFRVDYGHQEAEAKFGNDPREFCILSKEFIDDGNGNVAGIKTVTVQWTKDDSGRWNMAEVPGSEKVFKADLVLLAMGFLGPEATLVEKLGMETDQRSNFKAEYGRFATSVDGVFAAGDCRRGQSLVVWAINEGRAAARECDKYLMGVSSLP
- a CDS encoding dihydrodipicolinate synthase family protein, which translates into the protein MNDLAQKILENPIDNYPAATVACFDPTCGDLPRRKLDEKRLVSYLEKLAAAGAEAVLLAASTGHGHLRTVEELERWFEVAAQANAPSLVRMALLRPEDGEEANRKLVALLREHAYPVVFIRPGTNLPAHATDAQIVENMRPLVEMIAEAGMAVGVYSIPDVSGVKLPATATEKLLDLPGGDKIVAAKITEADYLTSTREYLLSPRLAKLKIVQGWDPHLAQALSEGPRSNIENKQRVGVTSGPMSFAVYQYLYMLEAAKEHDWNELALAQKAVTALFEAMQDDPTKFADLQRAKFIMGLGLPLTGSFETEQVEKVLTALEHLPRKSDQKRLAKSLDLMGDGPYHDRLAALYA
- a CDS encoding MBL fold metallo-hydrolase; the protein is MKIRLLMPSVDSQSRLQFTVSILIDEHISIDTGGLPYLGCIDVQRAVDQVLLTHSHIDHIGGLPLFLDNIYAPSPECPTVYASEATWNCLENHIFNDQVWPDLERIAGTEFPFYRKQIIDAHRPITIADYQVTPIPLEHIVPTLGYVFEGETGSALFAWDTAPFLEFEKIAESIPNLKIIFLDASFPNQMQWLAEKSLHTTPGQFKRQIENVAPDVRIVAVHLKPGFHDQVSEELKSLNMPNVEVACRDAVYEI
- a CDS encoding FAD-dependent oxidoreductase, which codes for MEKKRIIILGGGFGGVYTASELLRRLKRFHKANLDVEVILVSEENYITFQPLLPEVVSGAVEQLHVISPIRRTAPGVVLYSRQVEKIDIENKTIQLSPGRMPRSEVLPYDHLVIALGNQLAHNMVPGMYEHAIPFKYLGDALRLRNHIVQMLEEASVCQDDEERERLLTFVVAGGGFSGVECIAEMDDFLKKAVRSFPRITRNDLRMVLVQSADRILPEMKESLATYADKLLRRRGINIVLEHRLHEVSADRAIILCKKTKEHVTIPSRTVVATVPTEPHQVILDTPLECERGRILVSDEMESTSHPGVWSLGDCAAVPSGEGYYSPPTAQYAVRQAVICAENILATMLAKPRKRFKFAGLGKLASLGARCAVAEVLGFTFSGFIAWVMWRAIYVGKMPGLDRKIRVFLDWLKDFFLPRDITQLNVHNEQQVRREHLAAGQTLFHQGDFGDRLYFVAKGKLEIEVDGRVVNTTGEGDVIGEMALLSHNARSATVRAVESTDLVSLPRDAFDSIIQYVPGAAEAMAEIHRQRMQQNAEEEASADDPVQS